The DNA region agctatagacagagagatgattagagtattatgtattgttgttacttgtttgtattgttcttttttttttcttcagtgactgtaagtgtacagtacgttttgtttgtgtacagatttttttccccctacagtagcaagaactataattttgccattttctgttgattgacttgtcactgtaactgaacatatggtacagtggaAGAAAGGAATATtgcagttttgtgcattgcttgatgagggttcaaaaaaatatttctaaattatcctaatgctctcaaacaatatgtctgaataagatccatatattggaagagggttttcaCAGATGTgctttgaatttattgtgttggtgtgtacaagatggacacagtgtagaatcattcaaagaatgtgttagtgatatgagaacagtataaggttttacaatgtgtttattgttttgacagaaatattccattttgttaacaatctgttatgttctgctgattgggtgtggtgtttggctaattgtgtgatatgttttaacaaaaagagccctgttttcaaaattgtgtgtaaacgattggaaaaaactgtaagtagcATAGCACAAGTTTATGGGGACAATCTCATATGTTTTGTTGACCAAGCTGATGGTCCTCTTGTAGGCCATAGATCAACATGCAGCaaggtggggatgggggatggaGTAAGTGAACTGAAAGGTCATGGATATCTGCACCAGACTCCATAAAGGATGTCGATAGTTTTGTGATATCCTGTGTACTCCAGTCATAGCATTGGGTTCAGTCATATAAGGAGGCCTGTTTTGGGATCACACTGTCCTATTGTGGAAGAACTCTGCCTCAGTTGTGTAAGGGGGTTTCTCAGTAGAATAGCGTTTGCATGAAATGGGGGCAGCTCTGTTGCTTAAATGTTCTCATATTGCTGTAAGCAGCTTTGAATAAATTAGTCTGCcaaattgatagatagatagatagatagatagatagatagatactttattgatccccaaggagaaaTTCAAATTGATTAATGTAAATATATTAGATAATAGCTGTGTCATCAAAACATTGATTTTCTTGAAAAATAAtcctgcatttgtttttttcctcataATACAGTAAATCTCAAATTATCTGAATGTTTGCGTAcattttaattcttttttcACTGTAAGCCCTCCCTACATACCTTATCACATCACCTTTCATttcccaccacctccccctcaTTTACTCTGTTGTCCAATTACCTTCCAGTTCACACCTTACTTCCCACCCCCATTTACTCTGTTGTCCAATCACCTTCCAGTTCACACCTTACTTCCCACCCCCATTTACTCTGTTGTCCAATCACCTTCCAGTTCACACCTCCTTTGTGGAGATTCTGCAGGGATGCAAAATACTGATGCACATGGAACTCCTTCCCATAATCCTTTGCCAGTCTGCTGTTTTGAATTACAAAAGCCTCTGCTGCTGATTGGTCCATGTTTGAATACAGTTGCTTGATTGGTTGGACAGAAATGGGTTTGAGAAATATATAAGGGGTTGGGTCAGATGACTGAACTCATTCTTTTCACAGAGGTACAAGGGTGCTCTGATTGTTGTTGGAGGGAAAGGTTGACTGGATTTAGTTTACAAACAACTGCAGTCTGTCTGGGATGTCAAGACTTACTGAACCATCACAAGACTCAATGCCAGTGAAGAAggagataaaagaagaagaatgtgatgatttcctacaagagtatttgctcaacacagacatggatGAAAGCCCCGGACTGGGCCATGGCTGTAAGATGGATACATATACATCACTAATCAAAGAGTCACCAATGGAAATGAAAGTGGAAGAAGAATCTGATCTCAGAGAATATGGTCATGACGGATCTTCTCCTACAAGTCAGTAACTTTGGGACTCTTTAGAAGGTCTTGAAGTGGTGAAAAGCAAAATCCTTAGTGATGTGTTATTTGTGTATATCCTGCATTGTCAGTGAAGGGCTTAAGCTTGTATATTGCTGTTCATGAGAAGTAGAAGGTCTCATAATACTGTCTCTAATTCTCTCAGGTATGAAATAACTGAATGTTATTTTCCTCCTCAAACATTTTAGGAGTTCTTCAGAAGATCCAGTCCCATGAAAGAGGGGATGCTGAGGAAaatcaaaagacagagggaTGTCCCAATGGCTCACACAGTGGAAAGGCTTTCATTACAAAGGCTGAGCTCAGGATACAtgagaggatccatactggagaaaagccatatcagtgttcagattgtggacaCACTTTTACTCGCACAGGTTCTCTGAAGAAACatctgatgatccatactggggaaaagccatatcgTTGTGCTACATGTTTGAAAACTTTCAGAACCAGCCTAGAGCGCACTgtccatcagagaacacatacgggagaaaagccatatcagtgttcagattgtggaaagacttttactcaGGCAGGTAATCTTAAGAAACATCTGATGATCCAtgctggagaaaagccatatcattgttccgattgtggaaagacttttacccAGGCAGCTCATTTGAAGacacatctgatgatccatactggagaaaagccatatcagtgttcagattgcgGAAAGACTTTTATTTCAGGAACTGATCTGAAGAGgcaccagaggatccatactggggaaaagtTTCATcactgttcagattgtggaaagacttttgctcAGGCAGGTAATCTTAAGAAACatctgatgatccatactggagaaaagccatataagtgtgctacatgtggGAAGGGTTTCAAAACCAATAGAGAGCTTAATGtccatcagatgatccatactggagaaaagccatatcagtgtccagattgtggaaagacttttgttCAGGCAGATCATCTTAAGacacatctgatgatccatactgaGGAAAACCCATATCATTGTGCTACATGTTTGAAAAGTTTCAGAACTAGTAAAGAGCACACTGTCCATCAGAGAaaacatacaggagaaaagctatatcattgttcagattgtggaaagacttttacccGGGCAGATCATTTGAAgacacatcagagaacacatactggagtaaagccatatcagtgttcagattgtggaaagacctTTACTCAGGCAGGTCacctcaaaacacatctgatgatccatactggagaaaagccatatcagtgtgctacatgtgggAAGGGTTTCAAAACCAGTAGAGAGCTTAATGTTCATCAAAGAATACATACTGGAGTTAAACCATAGCAGTGTTCAgagtgtggaaagacttttatttGTGAATCTCAAGTGAAGAGACAGCAGAAAGTGCATACTGAGTATAAGTCTCATTACTGTTCAGATGGTGATGAGACTTTTACTGAAGTGAATAATCTCAAGGCACATCAGAAGATCCATGCTTGGTAGTCCTTGGGTAGAATgatactgtttttatttctgttgtgATCTTATTGTACACCAGTCCATTATCCAAACCACACAAATGTGAGATGATGCTCCATTAGTCTGAAGAATTAAATTCACATTTAGCCAATCAGCTGCAATAATGCTGTGACTGGAATGGCAACAGATTGTGGTAATGATTCCCATGTGTA from Sardina pilchardus chromosome 1, fSarPil1.1, whole genome shotgun sequence includes:
- the LOC134079757 gene encoding zinc finger protein 665-like produces the protein MDESPGLGHGCKMDTYTSLIKESPMEMKVEEESDLREYGHDGSSPTRVLQKIQSHERGDAEENQKTEGCPNGSHSGKAFITKAELRIHERIHTGEKPYQCSDCGHTFTRTGSLKKHLMIHTGEKPYRCATCLKTFRTSLERTVHQRTHTGEKPYQCSDCGKTFTQAGNLKKHLMIHAGEKPYHCSDCGKTFTQAAHLKTHLMIHTGEKPYQCSDCGKTFISGTDLKRHQRIHTGEKFHHCSDCGKTFAQAGNLKKHLMIHTGEKPYKCATCGKGFKTNRELNVHQMIHTGEKPYQCPDCGKTFTFTRADHLKTHQRTHTGVKPYQCSDCGKTFTQADAGKITKGKIFKSRSDLNPHQRTPTGVKPYHCSDCGKSFTRAHHLKTHLMIHTGEKPYQCSDCGKSFTKASNLKIHQMIHTGEKPYHCSDCGKTFAQTGDLKKHQMIHTGVKPYQCSDCGKTFTRADSLKKHQMIHTGEKPYHCSDCGKTFAQTGDLKKHQMIHTGEKPYQCATCGKGFKTSGELTTHQRIHTGQKPYQCSDCGKTFTQACDLKTHQRIHTGEM